In Halichondria panicea chromosome 9, odHalPani1.1, whole genome shotgun sequence, a genomic segment contains:
- the LOC135340679 gene encoding dnaJ homolog subfamily A member 2-like, which yields MADTELYDLLEVGQNASDADIKKNYHKLARQYHPDKNPGAEDKFKEIQSAYEVLSDPQKRQMYDRFGMAAVRGDAPGGGEGGPFGGIFSQMFGGGGDIFGGMGGRRRVAKAETIGLPLEVSLEEMYNGATKHVEYKRQVVCKTCNGTGGKSGSVTTCKPCRGSGIKVTHRPLGPGMMQQIQSVCTDCGGSGDYIRDKDKCKKCKGKRLVEINHKQEVPVSMGMRHEQKIPFRGMADEMPDGEPGDMIVILQQLDHTDYRRVDCDLFVEKSISLREALCGFTCTLYHLDGRNLRLSTPPGAVLSPGCIHGLEGEGMPVFRRPDVKGNLYVQFTIQFPDSGFLEESQLKELECLLPTRPGPPALDPEAEEVDMIESEGTRGVGGAQGGGAIYDEDEEDDERVGGAQRVGCSQQ from the exons ATGGCTGACACAGAACTATATGACTTACTGGAGGTGGGTCAGAATGCCTCCGATGCTGATATTAAGAAA aacTACCACAAGCTAGCGAGGCAGTACCATCCTGACAAGAACCCTGGGGCAGAGGACAAGTTCAAAGAGATCCAGTCTGCCTATGAGGTACTCTCAGACCCTCAGAAGAGACAAATGTACGATCGCTTTGGAATGGCAGCAGTGAGGGGAGACGCCCCCGGTGGAGGAgagg GAGGACCATTTGGAGGGATCTTCTCTCAAATGTTTGGAGGAGGGGGAGATATTT TTGGTGGTATGGGCGGCCGCAGAAGAGTAGCCAAAGCAGAAACCATTGGACTACCACTaga agtgtcgCTGGAGGAGATGTACAACGGTGCCACTAAACACGTCGAGTACAAGAGACAAGTTGTCTGCAAAACATGCAACGG TACTGGTGGCAAGTCAGGCTCAGTGACCACGTGCAAGCCTTGTCGTGGCTCTGGTATCAAGGTGACCCACCGCCCACTCGGCCCCGGCATGATGCAGCAGATACAGAGCGTGTGcacagactgtggggggtctggtgATTACATAAGAGACAAGGACAAGTGCAAGAAATGCAAAGGAAAGCGTCTCGTGGaaatcaaccacaaacaagAG GTTCCAGTGAGTATGGGAATGAGACACGAGCAAAAGATTCCATTCCGAGGCATGGCTGATGAGATGCCAGATGGAGAGCCTGGGGACATGATAGTCATCTTGCAGCAGCTGGATCACACCGACTACAGGAGAGTCGACTGTGACCTGTTTGTGGAGAAGAGCATCAGTTTAAGGGAGGCCTTGTGTGGCTTCACTTGCACTTTGTACCACCTGGACGGGAGGAACCTACGTCTGTCCACACCACCAGGAGCAGTGCTGTCACCAG GCTGTATCCATGGTCTGGAGGGTGAGGGGATGCCAGTGTTCAGGAGGCCTGATGTCAAGGGCAACCTCTATGTTCAGTTCACCATCCAATTCCCTGACTCTGGTTTCCTGGAGGAGAGTCAACTAAAG gagttgGAGTGTCTCCTGCCCACACGACCTGGCCCACCAGCACTGGACCCAGAGGCAGAGGAAGTGGATATGATAGAGAGTGAGGGGACGaggggagtgggcggggcacaaGGGGGTGGAGCCATATACGATGAAGATGAGGAGGATGATGAAAgagtgggcggggcacagAGGGTGGGCTGCTCTCAACAGTGA
- the LOC135340683 gene encoding uncharacterized protein LOC135340683, translating to MDIALALDYLHQRYDPIIHRDVSAPNVLLQRMPNHQWKGKVSDLGSANFLQHAHTMGEGAMIYSPPEVIPQPLVRPPPQTVKIDVYSYGIVLAEVTASRFPSQDNFPEIFERIKRERPAVYELIVGCIEREPSHRPSMAQVMVELNKIAPF from the coding sequence ATGGACATTGCCCTAGCTCTGGACTACCTGCACCAGCGCTACGATCCCATCATCCAccgtgatgtgagtgctcccaaCGTCCTCCTCCAGCGAATGCCCAACCACCAGTGGAAGGGGAAGGTCTCTGACCTTGGCTCAGCCAACTTCCTGCAGCATGCTCATACGATGGGAGAGGGGGCCATGATCTACTCCCCTCCTGAAGTCATCCCTCAACCGCTTGTACGACCTCCTCCACAAACTGTCAAGATTGACGTCTACAGCTACGGCATTGTGTTGGCTGAAGTGACTGCCAGTCGATTTCCGAGTCAAGATAATTTCCCTGAGATATTTGAAAGAATCAAGAGAGAGCGTCCTGCAGTGTACGAGCTGATAGTCGGCTGTATTGAGAGAGAGCCCAGCCATCGACCCAGCATGGCACAGGTGATGGTGGAACTGAACAAAATAGCACCCTTTTAA
- the LOC135340680 gene encoding uncharacterized protein LOC135340680 codes for MVDQHRAVLFGGWQPGRGVVNEVYIFDFRTMEVTKVKPVQGEPWPVEREGHAACCLNYGQDHPQLLVYGGLGEDNEPLGDMWLLDVDTVKWAEVTPPESMTPHYYHSITATSLGPGLTEVLVFGGKQEVGRDPLAETTVLRFKLTGPSASVAGPSAGKWALVDVAHNDTRGSAQRLSEKRIRQAIACASFVSETSDRSSQDRVRALEQQLRAAEQREHDTQRHHHLQLQEKDRELTEANCRHGDAEERAQLAEQREQATQLLLQVKDRELAIRDHELVTQARELAEINRREADLSARIIALERELEGKTKELAAHNTEVWRIPANRVITMRTIGTGGWGEVLEGTVSVAVKRLFAAIVNPRNLERLQREMRLLAEVRHPNLVHSLGQCLTSPLLSSSLSFWT; via the exons ATGGTGGACCAGCACAGGGCAGTTCTCTTTGGAGGGTGGCAACCTGGCCGTGGTGTGGTCAATGAAGTCTACATATTTGACTTCAGGACCATG gaggtcactaaggtgaagccagtacagggagagCCATGGCCAGTGGAGAGGGAAGGCcatgctgcctgttgtctcaactatggccaggaccaccctcaactactggTGTACGGAGGACTGGGTGAGGACAACGAGCCATTGGGGGACATGTGGTTACTGGATGTTGATACTGTCAAGTGGGCAGAG gtgacacctcctgagtCAATGACACCACATTACTAccactccatcactgccaccagtctGGGACCAGGACTCACTGAGGTCCTCGTGTTTGGAGGCAAGCAGGAGGTGGGGAGAGATCCCCTTGCTGAGACCACCGTACTGAGATTTA AGTTGACTGGACCCTCAGCGTCTGTTGCTGGACCCTCAGCTGGGAAGTGGGCTCTCGTGGATGTGGCCCACAACGACACtagaggctccgcccagcgacTGAGTGAGAAGAGGATCAGACAAGCAATCGCTTGTGCCTCATTTGTCAGTGAGACCAGCGACCGCTCCTCTCAAGACCGggtgagggctctggaacaacagttacgagcagcagagcagagagagcacGACACTCAACGTCACCACCACCTACAGTTGCAAGAGAAAGATCGAGAATTGACCGAGGCCAACTGTCGTCATGGAGATGCTGAGGAAAGAGCACAGCTGGCAGAGCAAAGAGAGCAAGCTACACAATTACTTTTACAAGTGAAAGATCGAGAATTGGCGATTAGAGATCATGAATTAGTTACACAAGCTAGAGAATTGGCTGAGATCAACAGAAGAGAAGCTGACCTGTCTGCTCGAATCATAGCTCTAGAGAGGGAGTTAGAAGGCAAGACGAAAGAGTTggcagcacacaacacagaggtgtgGAGGATTCCGGCAAACAGAGTGATCACGATGAGAACGATTGGCACTGGAGGATGGGGGGAGGtactggagggaacagtgagcGTAGCCGTCAAGCGACTCTTTGCTGCCATTGTCAACCCACGCAATCTGGAGAGACTCCAGAGAGAAATGAGGCTCTTGGCTGAAGTACGACACCCCAATCTGGTGCATTCATTGGGGCAGTGTTTGACcagtcccctcctctcatcatCACTGAGCTTCTGGACATAA
- the LOC135341216 gene encoding kelch domain-containing protein 2-like has product MKARFRSFLSRPPVEPSPRWGQFSAVDGHHYMWRGAGPGLRGSNIIAVYDPSTELWSLLPTTGPLPPEERGGCSVCVGRCLYTFGGSDGSSYVNDMSKLDLDTLQWTKVQTSGSQPMKKAFCGLVRVNERTLCCFGGLGIEGTTQPGSTFTKSGHSDGMGWTNEFHFFDTQNGNFIKVCGRPPLSSEERETSSL; this is encoded by the exons ATGAAAGCAAGGTTCCGCTCATTTCTCAGTCGACCACCAGTTGAACCATCACCTCGTTGGGGTCAATTCTCTGCAGTTGACGGACACCATTACATGTGGAGGGGGGCTGGTCCAGGACTGAGAGGGTCTAATATCATTGCTGTGTATGATCCAAGCACTGAGCTGTGGAGCCTCttgcccaccactggacctctaCCCCCTGAAGAGCGGGGTGgttgctctgtttgtgtaggtcgtTGCCTGTACACCTTTGGTGGTAGTGATGGGTCTTCTTACGTCAATGACATGAGCAAGCTTgatctggacactctccagtggaccaaagttcAAACCTCTGGTAGTCAGCCTATGAAAAAGGCTTTCTGTGGACTTGTCCGTGTGAATGAGAGAACTTTGTGCTGCTTTGGAGGACTCGGTATTGAGGGCACCACACAACCAGGATCAACATTCACCAAGAGTGGACACTCTGATGGAATGGGATGGACAAACGAGTTTCATTTCTTTGACACACAAAATGGTAATTTTATCAAA GTGTGTGGTCGTCCCCCCCtgagctcagaggagagagagacCTCCTCCCTGTGA
- the LOC135340681 gene encoding mitochondrial coenzyme A diphosphatase NUDT8-like has protein sequence MEEDKEHWRSVFEPANVQRVVARLAQTQREEQWPEEADRKCAAVLVPLVTVGGEPSVLFTLRSRELSHHRNQVSFPGGVVDDGDGTSTATALRETEEELGISPQSVEVWGRLHPLPGRGRSSIITPVVGRVRELDFTTLRVNPAEVEEVFTLPLHHLANPRHQGYTEFRMRGRSLTSYHSPAFRGGPHRIWGFTGFILDMVLLRLAPTAVKYSPIVSRTLTTTIARTFKH, from the exons ATGGAAGAAGACAAGGAACACTGGAGAAGTGTATTCGAGCCAGCTAATGTTCAGCGAGTGGTAGCCAGACTAGCCCAGACACAGAGAGAGGAGCAATGGCCAGAGGAGGCTGATAGGAAGTGTGCAGCTGTCCTGGTTCCCCTGGTAACTGTGGGAGGAGAACCTTCTGTACTGTTCACTCTGAGATCCAGAGAGTTGTCTCATCACAGGAACCAAGTCAG TTTTCCCGGTGGTGTAGTGGATGATGGAGATGGCACGTCCACTGCCACAGCCCTAAGGGAGACGGAGGAGGAGCTGGGGATTTCCCCTCAGAGTGTGGAGGTGTGGGGGAGACTCCATCCACTTCCTGGCCGTGGCCGCTCCTCTATCATCACTCCAGTGGTTGGTAGAGTGAGGGAGCTGGACTTCACTACACTGAGAGTCAACCCAGCTGAG GTGGAGGAGGTGTTCACGCTGCCCCTGCATCACCTGGCCAACCCTCGTCACCAAGGGTACACAGAGTTCAGGATGAGGGGGCGTAGTCTCACCTCGTATCATAGCCCCGCCTTTAGAGGAGGTCCCCATCGGATATGGGGGTTTACAGGGTTCATTCTGGACATGGTGTTATTGAGACTGGCCCCCACAGCTGTCAAGTACTCTCCCATTGTCAGCAGAACACTCACCACCACCATAGCTAGAACATTCAAACACTGA
- the LOC135340677 gene encoding uncharacterized protein LOC135340677, with protein MLQPSDTLTTHRPTTVQQPQGPAPANQPGAPSVPPRSSPPIKRLVTKRELVFVFIACSLAAGLLRTRDTAAIRMVWREAIDPALYDNGRFPQEDEKLSPPIVTDLDSDGLIDMVVLTYDHKVKVHSFPADKMRVPGDKKSSLKIIEKFSADVFELSEGSRPVSMATGYLQSYQSMLQVRHQVISVLTSDWTVLCFDHELKLLWKNKLTDKNDISVSEAAMLVVPVGIQQGDGGVVIVGGREVTSHQGAQESVKRMRRGGLPENEEDLLSSLGSYCVTALEGRTGEERWAHSPSLSDIVPAYSPSSSFQHLKLILHKRFRRDGEVSWHQFSTALRDTLPHSWRDSSDTRFTLAHFKKDRKNDNQHVTEHISSVRDMTVDHVAGLAFGGQRPHSSEEHVQGPNALILHSMKGLHVFHLFFGRPLVSLPLSPYHSAHADIDADGSIDHVHSVVNPGEAGPGQEEEGPDCYGTATSMAAATSAKVLFHHSICKATHWTESFIATDHWFPALNQVGRKRVDHDITEPLAPVLVESVYHSAPLKLHLGGGGWNVGNILNSYVGAPRTPPSLTTLTHTQRGRMYDSVFVLSSGRVTSIGPQGEFNWQTDILSDWDRASEVMYDPSHPVWQNDPYHVAFLHGAFTPSATPLSLQAYGKKDHLLVIGWDVLNLMSTDDGDLLSSHKFDCQSVSPPVVADFTGDGWNDFIITCPKGYFGFSISRQSGLWHSTIVSMFVGVVIVIVAVYTRQRTISLVPVMKTAQD; from the exons ATGCTCCAACCATCagacacactcaccacacatCGACCCACCACTGTCCAGCAACCACAAG GCCCTGCCCCAGCCAACCAGCCTGGAGctcctagtgtcccccccagGTCCTCTCCTCCTATCAAGAGGCTAGTAACAAAGCGTGAGCTGGTGTTTGTGTTCATAGCGTGTAGCCTGGCGGCTGGGCTCTTGCGTACCAGGGACACGGCTGCTATCAGGATGGTATGGAGGGAGGCGATCGACCCAGCACTGTACGATAATGGACGCTTCCCTCAGGAGGATGAGAAACTATCACCACCCATTGTCACTGATCTAGACAGTGATGGACTTATAG ATATGGTGGTACTAACGTATGATCacaaggtcaaagttcacagCTTCCCTGCGGACAAAATGAGAGTACCAGGAGACAAGAAATCATCTCTAAAAATTATTGAGAAA TTTTCTGCTGATGTTTTCGAGCTGTCTGAGGGTAGCCGACCGGTTTCCATGGCAACTGGATACCTACAGTCGTACCAGAGCATGTTACAAGTACGACATCAGGTGATCTCTGTACTCACATCTGATTGGACAGTGCTCTGCTTTGACCACGAGCTGAAGCTACTATGGAAGAACAAACTGACAGACAAGAATGACATTTCAGTGAG CGAGGCTGCCATGTTGGTGGTGCCAGTGGGTATACAGCAAGGTgatgggggtgtggtcatcgTGGGGGGTAGGGAGGTGACCTCTCACCAGGGGGCACAGGAGAGTGTCAAGAG GATGAGGAGAGGTGGTCTGCCTGAGAATGAGGAGGACTTGCTGTCATCACTGGGTAGTTATTGTGTGACTGCATTGGAGGGACGCACTGGCGAGGAGAGGTGGGCACACTCTCCATCACTGTCTGACATTGTACCAGCATACTCCCCT agCTCCAGTTTTCAGCACTTGAAGCTAATTCTCCACAAAAGGTTTCGTCGTGATGGAGAGGTCTCCTGGCATCAGTTCAGCACAGCTCTCAGGGACACTCTG CCTCATAGTTGGAGGGACAGCTCTGACACACGGTTCACACTTGCCCATTTCAAGAAGGATAGAAAGAACGACAACCAGCATGTCACAGAGCACATCTCCTCAG TTCGTGACATGACAGTGGACCATGTTGCTGGGTTGGCATTTGGTGGTCAACGCCCCCACTCCTCGGAGGAACATGTCCAGGGACCCAACGCCCTCATACTGCACTCCATGAAG GGCCTCCATGTGTTCCACTTGTTCTTTGGTCGCCCGCTGGTCagtctccctctctctccctaTCATTCTGCCCACGCTGATATTGACGCTGATGGTAGTATTGATCATGTTCACTCTGTGGTTAACCCTGGGGAGGCGGGGCCTGGTCAAGAGGAGGAGGGGCCTGACTGTTATGGCACGGCTACCTCTATGGCTGCAGCAACCAGCGCTAAG GTTCTGTTCCACCACTCCATTTGCAAGGCCACCCACTGGACAGAGAGCTTCATAGCCACTGAcc ATTGGTTCCCTGCTCTGAACCAGGTTGGTCGTAAGAGAGTAGATCATGACATCACTGAGCCACTCGCCCCCGTCCTAGTAGAGAG tgTGTACCACAGTGCCCCCCTCAAGCTCCACCTAGGAGGAGGTGGTTGGAACGTGGGGAACATACTCAATAGTTACGTGGGCGCTCCGAGGACCCCTCCCAGCCTCAcaaccctcacacacacacaacgggGGCGGATGTACGACAGTGTATTTGTGTTGAGCAGTGGGCGGGTGACTAGCATCGGCCCTCAGGGAGAGTTCAACTGGCAG ACGGACATCTTATCAGACTGGGACCGTGCCTCTGAGGTGATGTACGATCCCTCTCATCCTGTATGGCAGAATGATCCCTATCATGTGGCCTTCCTGCACGGAGCGTTCACACCCTCGGCCACACCCCTTTCACTGCAGGCATACGGCAAGAAG gaccACCTCCTAGTGATTGGCTGGGATGTGCTGAACCTCATGTCCACAGACGATGGTGACCTCCTCAGCTCTCACAAGTTTGACTGTCAATCAGTGTCCCCTCCGGTCGTGGCTGACTTCACTGGGGACGGTTGGAACGACTTCATCATCACCTGCCCTAAAGG GTACTTTGGGTTCAGTATCAGTCGTCAGTCTGGCCTGTGGCACTCCACCATTGTGAgcatgtttgtgggtgtggtcatcgTCATCGTGGCCGTCTACACAAGACAGAGAACTATTTCATTAGTCCCTGTCATGAAAACAGCACAGGATTGA
- the LOC135340685 gene encoding targeting protein for Xklp2-like encodes MDPVCNQVDYESIDAPKHFVDFHNLSNFEDDQADKWFDNHTEDVFEDAFLPHLETPNLKTSMVIKTEPVSTTMSTVKVEGGTLNSQLRDELQQVERQDEPKDRETFLISKTPTKKLTLGAYSPRPQPIPPVKKHVAPPPTINPGPVTVKKEVGSPELTKSSSSSIKGSPLKAGGVKKDVPIIKQASFKPQAKSQRAAALKAVSSIHSLLSPAPRVKRPTPPRKTTPRTTPKTAEKDPSTSESVKDKKPPSAKKPSSAKKTHEQLQMDEVKRLQNQTRQRLKASRRSFARLSKTSGPVQVKGKLPTTETVEFHFHQTSREKKGMVVRGDEAGGVASQQFVNSLRSSRSADNFNPNMAQSSSTRLPTPPAGTKVKPFKFHLDQRKLGHRSTDPQPSSDGPIVPAAEFMLKYQKATPPRFRRTLKRPLVQDSFHPTLTVPRTPNLSTKTRTRPVTAKSSAELEEEELQERKQYEFKANPINAAVFDMGGLMGVPRQVPRQSLMPPATPELATKKRCLERKEREDTGDVSAVAFIANPMPDFSKVTGLPPKKELPVTNPESPAITLKRRRLHDDEEGDGNDETKKPRTEETGFQFKAKPVPDFSHSFKPQHEDSVPTQTEPFSFEERDKDKPTRESFVEMILRKSRPTPFKAQVLPDFSGGPTVPAKKEILPTRPQPFHLQSVVRANKHASDWQEKLDREESEARAATVFKASEATVLYEIPFMPHQSDKPVTNPDEFTLNTEVRSTQRAAFDENLQKETKRKEEDNLIRRALHEIQEKKELSDYRKSLVHKAQPIKQYSMVKVTHSDKLPTKPISPIFQLDKRVR; translated from the exons ATGGACCCAGTGTGTAACCAAGTCGACTATGAGAGCATTGATGCCCCAAAACACTTCGTGGACTTTCATAACCTGTCCAATTTTGAAGACGACCAAGCAGACAAATGGTTTG ACAATCACACAGAGGATGTGTTTGAAGATGCCTTCCTACCTCACTTGGAGACTCCTAACCTCAAGACTAGCATGGTGATCAAGACAGAGCCGGTATCGACCACTATGTCCACAGTGAAGGTTGAGGGGGGAACTCTAAACAGCCAGCTACGTGACGAGCTTCAGCAAGTAGAGAGACAAGATGAACCCAAGGATAGAGAGACGTTCTTGATATCCAAGACACCAACTAAAAAGCTTACACTAGGAGCTTACTCCCCTAGACCCCAGCCAATCCCCCCAGTCAAGAAACACGTAGCCCCCCCACCCACAATAAACCCTGGGCCTGTAACTGTGAAGAAAGAAGTTGGATCTCCTGAGTTGActaagagtagcagcagtagtattAAGGGGTCACCATTGAAGGCTGGCGGTGTTAAGAAGGATGTCCCCATCATCAAGCAGGCCAGCTTCAAACCCCAAGCCAA ATCTCAACGTGCTGCTGCCTTGAAGGCAGTCTCATCCATCCACTCCCTCCTCTCCCCCGCCCCCAGGGTCAAGAGGCCCACCCCACCACGCAAGACCACACCCAGGACCACACCCAAGACTGCGGAGAAGGATCCTAGCACATCAGAGTCTGTCAA GGATAAGAAGCCACCATCTGCCAAAAAACCCTCCTCTGCCAAGAAGACACACGAGCAGTTACAGATGGACGAGGTGAAGAGACTCCAGAATCAAACCAGACAGAGGCTGAAGGCATCAAGGAGATCGTTTGCCAGACTCTCCAAGACCAGTGGACCTGTCCAAGTGAAGGGAAAGCTGCCCACCACTGAGACTGTGGAGTTCCACTTCCATCAGACCTCCAGAGAGAAGAAAG GTATGGTTGTCAGGGGCGACGAggcagggggtgtggcttcacAGCAATTTGTCAACTCACTGCGCTCCTCGCGAAGTGCTGACAACTTCAACCCCAACATG gCACAGTCTTCTAGCACTCGACTTCCTACGCCACCTGCGGGTACAAAGGTCAAGCCATTTAAATTCCACCTTGATCAACGCAAGCTAGGACACAGGTCCACGGACCCACAACCCAGCAGTGATGGACCCATTGTACCCGCAGCTGAGTTCATGCTCAAGTACCAGAAGGCCACACCCCCTAGATTCCGCCGTACCCTCAAGCGCCCCCTAGTACAGGATAGCTTCCATCCTACCCTCACTGTCCCACGCACTCCCAACCTCTCCACCAAGACAAGAACACGCCCGGTCACAGCTAAGAGCTCAGCAGAACTCGAGGAAGAGGAACTACAGGAAAGGAAACA GTATGAGTTCAAGGCCAACCCGATCAATGCCGCTGTGTTTGACATGGGTGGGTTGATGGGTGTCCCCCGCCAGGTCCCCAGACAATCCCTCATGCCACCTGCCACTCCTGAACTGGCCACTAAGAAGAGATGCCTCGAGCGTAAAGAGAGAGAGGACACAGGAGATGTCAGTGCAGTGGCCTTCATTGCCAACCCTATGCCAGACTTCTCCAAAGTCACA GGTCTGCCTCCTAAGAAGGAACTGCCTGTGACAAACCCTGAGTCTCCCGCTATCACTTTAAAGAGACGTCGTCTCCATGACGATGAGGAGGGGGACGGAAACGACGAGACAAAGAAGCCGCGTACTGAAGAGACTGGTTTTCAGTTCAAAGCTAAACCTGTACCTGACTTCAGTCATTCATTCAAGCCCCAGCACGAGGACAGTGTGCCCACACAGACCGAGCCATTCAGCTTTGAGGAGAGGGACAAGGACAAACCAACCAGAGAGAGCTTTGTGGAAATGATCCTCAGAAAGTCTAGG CCCACCCCATTCAAGGCTCAGGTCCTCCCAGACTTCAGTGGTGGTCCCACAGTGCCAGCTAAGAAGGAGATCCTCCCCACTAGGCCCCAACCCTTCCACCTCCAGTCAGTAGTCAGGGCCAATAAACATGCCTCAGACTGGCAAgagaag CTTGACAGAGAGGAGAGTGAAGCACGAGCAGCCACGGTGTTCAAAGCATCTGAGGCCACCGTACTTTACGAGATACCGTTCATGCCTCACCAGTCTGACAAGCCAGTCACAAACCCTGATGAGTTCACTCTTAACACTGAAGTTCGTAGCACACAGAGAGCAGCCTTCGACGAGAATCTACAGAAAGAGACGAAAAGAAAGGAAGAGGATAACTTGATTAGAAGGGCCCTCCACGAAATTCAAGAAAAGAAGGAGTTGAGTGATTACCGGAAGTCCCTGGTGCACAAGGCCCAGCCCATCAAGCAGTACTCCATGGTCAAGGTGACTCACAGTGACAAGCTGCCCACCAAGCCCATCTCACCTATCTTCCAACTAGACAAGAGAGTTAGATAG